A single genomic interval of Marmota flaviventris isolate mMarFla1 chromosome 14, mMarFla1.hap1, whole genome shotgun sequence harbors:
- the LOC114092063 gene encoding probable N-acetyltransferase CML1 yields the protein MASYHIRKYQESDNDSVLALFSSGMTEHIPATFRHMLMLPRTLLFLLGVPLTLLLVTSSWLLTIMSSFTLLIFLRLLATFPWKVHEALCLRTDLADITKNYMSSCGSCYWVAEFEGQVVGTVSALPVADPPLGKKQLQLLHLSVAKEHRGKGIAKALVRTLIQFARVQGYNEVFIETTTMHYSALALYQAMGFQKKSQIYYSMIWRILDIPKVDLMYHLPSAQEEGL from the coding sequence ATGGCTTCTTATCACATCCGCAAATACCAGGAGAGTGACAACGACAGTGTTCTGGCCTTATTCTCCAGTGGGATGACTGAGCACATCCCTGCTACATTCCGCCACATGTTGATGCTTCCCCGAACGCTCTTGTTCTTACTTGGAGTGCCCCTCACTTTACTGCTAGTCACTAGCTCCTGGCTCCTGACCATAATGTCCAGCTTTACCCTACTTATTTTCCTGAGGCTGCTTGCTACTTTTCCCTGGAAGGTTCATGAAGCTCTATGTTTGCGCACAGACCTGGCTGACATCACCAAGAACTACATGAGTTCATGTGGCTCCTGCTACTGGGTGGCTGAGTTTGAGGGACAGGTGGTGGGCACAGTGAGTGCTCTCCCAGTAGCAGACCCTCCCTTAGGGAAGAAACAATTGCAGCTGCTACACCTCTCAGTGGCCAAGGAGCACCGCGGTAAGGGGATCGCAAAAGCCCTTGTCAGGACTCTCATCCAGTTTGCCCGGGTTCAGGGCTACAATGAAGTTTTCATTGAGACTACCACAATGCATTACAGTGCCCTGGCACTCTACCAGGCTATGGGCTTCCAGAAGAAAAGCCAGATTTACTACAGCATGATTTGGAGGATACTGGATATTCCTAAAGTTGATTTAATGTACCACCTTCCTTCTGCTCAGGAAGAGGGACTGTGA